From the Nocardiopsis changdeensis genome, one window contains:
- a CDS encoding putative hydro-lyase — translation MDPAQLSPKQARELFRSGLRTPTSGFSPGYAQANLIALPREAAFDFLLFAQRNPKPCPVLDVTEPGQVSASVFDGDLRTDLPAYRVYRHGELVEERADVTDLWRDDLVAFLIGCSFTFETPLLEAGVPVRHTEAGTNVAMYRTNRECRPAGRFRGPLVVSMRPIPADRVADAVRITSRYPAVHGAPVHVGDPAALGIADLSRPDYGDPVEVREGEVPVFWACGVTPQAAVAASAPEFAIGHAPGHMAVTDVRDSYYQVP, via the coding sequence ATGGACCCGGCCCAGCTGTCCCCGAAGCAGGCCCGCGAGCTGTTCCGCTCCGGGCTGCGCACGCCCACCTCCGGGTTCAGTCCCGGGTACGCGCAGGCCAACCTCATCGCCCTGCCGCGCGAGGCGGCCTTCGACTTCCTGCTGTTCGCCCAGCGCAACCCCAAACCGTGCCCGGTCCTGGACGTGACCGAGCCGGGGCAGGTGTCGGCGTCGGTGTTCGACGGCGACCTGCGCACCGACCTGCCCGCCTACCGCGTGTACCGGCACGGCGAGCTGGTGGAGGAGCGCGCCGACGTCACCGACCTGTGGCGGGACGACCTGGTGGCCTTCCTCATCGGGTGCAGCTTCACGTTCGAGACGCCGCTGCTGGAGGCCGGGGTCCCGGTGCGCCACACCGAGGCCGGGACCAACGTCGCGATGTACCGGACGAACCGGGAGTGCCGTCCGGCCGGTCGGTTCCGGGGCCCGCTGGTGGTCTCCATGCGGCCGATCCCCGCGGACCGGGTGGCCGACGCCGTGCGCATCACCTCCCGCTACCCGGCCGTGCACGGGGCGCCGGTGCACGTGGGCGACCCGGCGGCGCTGGGCATCGCCGACCTGTCCCGGCCCGACTACGGCGACCCGGTGGAGGTCCGGGAGGGGGAGGTCCCGGTGTTCTGGGCCTGCGGGGTGACCCCGCAGGCGGCGGTGGCGGCCTCGGCCCCGGAGTTCGCGATCGGGCACGCTCCGGGGCACATGGCCGTCACCGACGTGAGGGACTCCTACTACCAGGTGCCGTGA
- a CDS encoding vWA domain-containing protein, with protein MHLSALLDFDAVPLDTEDAVAVLLDIVAPEREQNAQRPRATLQIVLDTSGSMHGGRLDGAVQALLGLIDRLDPSDDFGLVVFDTQARVVVPCGPLADKPAVRRSVGALRAGGGTDLSSGLLRGIQEARRAGGERGATLLLVSDGHANNGVTDHDLLRQVAADAYGHGVTVATLGYGLGYDEALLGAVAEGGTGSALFAEDPDTAGGLIAQEAEYLLAKSAQAVSLRIPAGEHVRAVDVVGEMPSHRLPDGSVMVELGDFHSGEERRLLLRLEVPGMSSLGTVTLTTLEATYVDPETLTTYNATLPVSVNVVPGDEAAGRVPRPEVRTEEALQKAQTAKKRASEALRRGDRAEAARLLDQAGRDLDDLDAPDFLGGPAAPGGAYGAAPAPAAAQAVELRDMARMAREDDLSRAAKTAYASQSGYTRKRGRYQQAQGPGSSQTPPPQAPSPAPPTPPAPPQEPSGPGRLGGWIRRLGGQDPDRRLSSPDSPGEDGGRDGAERS; from the coding sequence ATGCACCTGTCCGCCCTGCTCGACTTCGACGCCGTCCCCCTGGACACCGAGGACGCCGTGGCCGTCCTGCTCGACATCGTCGCTCCCGAACGCGAACAGAACGCCCAGCGCCCCCGGGCCACCCTCCAGATCGTCCTGGACACCAGCGGCTCCATGCACGGCGGCCGCCTCGACGGGGCGGTGCAGGCGCTCCTGGGGCTGATCGACCGGCTCGACCCCTCCGACGACTTCGGGCTGGTCGTGTTCGACACCCAAGCCCGCGTGGTCGTGCCCTGCGGCCCCCTGGCCGACAAGCCCGCCGTCCGGAGGTCGGTCGGGGCGCTGCGCGCGGGCGGGGGTACCGATCTGTCCAGCGGCCTGCTGCGCGGCATCCAGGAGGCCCGCCGGGCGGGCGGGGAGCGGGGGGCGACCCTGCTGCTCGTCTCCGACGGGCACGCCAACAACGGCGTCACCGACCACGACCTGCTGCGCCAGGTGGCCGCCGACGCCTACGGGCACGGGGTCACGGTGGCCACGCTCGGCTACGGGCTGGGCTACGACGAGGCCCTGCTGGGCGCGGTGGCCGAGGGCGGCACCGGCAGCGCCCTGTTCGCCGAGGACCCCGACACCGCGGGCGGCCTGATCGCCCAGGAGGCGGAGTACCTGCTGGCCAAGAGCGCGCAGGCGGTGTCGCTGCGGATCCCCGCGGGCGAGCACGTGCGCGCGGTGGACGTGGTCGGCGAGATGCCCTCGCACCGCCTGCCGGACGGGTCGGTCATGGTGGAGCTGGGCGACTTCCACTCCGGTGAGGAGCGCCGGCTGCTGCTGCGGCTGGAGGTGCCGGGGATGTCGTCGCTGGGGACGGTCACCCTGACCACGCTGGAGGCCACCTACGTCGACCCGGAGACCCTGACGACCTACAACGCGACGCTGCCGGTCAGCGTGAACGTGGTGCCGGGCGACGAGGCCGCGGGCCGGGTCCCGCGCCCGGAGGTGCGCACCGAGGAGGCCCTGCAGAAGGCGCAGACCGCCAAGAAGCGGGCGAGCGAGGCGCTGCGGCGGGGCGACCGGGCCGAGGCCGCCCGGCTCCTGGACCAGGCCGGGCGGGACCTGGACGACCTGGACGCGCCCGACTTCCTCGGCGGTCCGGCCGCCCCGGGCGGGGCGTACGGAGCGGCCCCCGCCCCCGCGGCCGCGCAGGCCGTGGAGCTGCGGGACATGGCGCGGATGGCCCGGGAGGACGACCTCTCGCGGGCCGCCAAGACCGCCTACGCCAGCCAGTCCGGGTACACCCGCAAGCGCGGCCGCTACCAGCAGGCCCAGGGGCCCGGGTCCTCGCAGACGCCTCCCCCGCAGGCGCCGTCCCCGGCGCCCCCGACGCCCCCGGCCCCGCCGCAGGAGCCGTCCGGGCCGGGGCGGCTCGGCGGGTGGATCCGGCGGCTCGGCGGCCAGGACCCCGACCGCCGGCTCTCCTCCCCGGACTCCCCCGGAGAGGACGGCGGCCGGGACGGGGCGGAGCGCTCCTGA
- a CDS encoding biotin-dependent carboxyltransferase family protein — MSALEIVATGPLTTVQDTGRSGHAALGVGRSGAADTASYALANRMLANPAGAAALEATLGGLRVRARGPLTVAVTGAGVPLRVDGRGAAMNTVLRLADGAELVMGSPARGLRTYLAVRGGVDVPPVLGSRSTDVLAGLGPDLPAPGDLLPVGPPPAGFPNVDLAPVPPVGGPETTLRVVPGPRDDWFTGDALKTLLTCSYEVTSRSDRVGARLSGPALERSRDGELPSEGMVPGSLQVPPTGEPVLFLADHPVTGGYPVIAVVRAADLPLAAQARPGTAIRFTL, encoded by the coding sequence GTGAGCGCTCTGGAGATCGTGGCGACCGGGCCGCTGACCACGGTCCAGGACACCGGGCGGTCCGGCCACGCCGCCCTGGGCGTGGGCCGTTCCGGCGCCGCCGACACCGCTTCCTACGCCCTGGCCAACCGCATGCTCGCCAACCCGGCCGGGGCCGCCGCCCTGGAGGCCACCCTGGGCGGGCTGCGGGTGCGCGCCCGCGGCCCCCTGACGGTCGCCGTCACCGGGGCCGGGGTGCCGCTGCGGGTGGACGGCCGCGGTGCCGCCATGAACACCGTCCTGCGCCTGGCCGACGGCGCCGAACTCGTGATGGGCTCCCCGGCGCGGGGCCTGCGCACCTACCTGGCCGTCCGCGGCGGCGTGGACGTGCCGCCGGTCCTGGGCTCGCGCAGCACCGACGTGCTGGCCGGGCTCGGCCCCGACCTGCCCGCCCCCGGCGACCTGCTGCCGGTCGGCCCGCCGCCCGCCGGGTTCCCCAACGTCGACCTGGCCCCGGTCCCGCCGGTCGGCGGACCGGAGACGACCCTGCGCGTGGTCCCGGGCCCGCGCGACGACTGGTTCACCGGCGACGCCCTCAAGACCCTGCTCACCTGCTCCTACGAGGTCACCTCGCGCAGCGACCGGGTGGGCGCCCGCCTGTCCGGGCCGGCCCTGGAGCGGTCCCGCGACGGCGAGCTGCCCAGCGAGGGCATGGTGCCGGGATCGCTCCAGGTGCCGCCCACCGGCGAGCCCGTGCTGTTCCTGGCCGACCACCCGGTGACCGGCGGGTATCCGGTGATCGCGGTGGTCCGCGCCGCCGACCTGCCCCTGGCGGCACAGGCCCGGCCCGGGACCGCGATCCGTTTCACGCTCTAG
- a CDS encoding alpha/beta fold hydrolase, whose translation MIEHYARTVKGSGPGLLLAHGGGGGIEPNFGPLMADLARTHTVVAPDLPGTGGTPRAAGPLDLDSVADSLVAAAVEEGVEEFTVLGYSLGTAIAVRAAARHPGRVTGLVLTAGFARIDNRTRLNVDVWRSLLDGDRDTLARFNLSVAFGAPALDALSPGELEEAVRSAAGSVPAGTPEHVDLVARADTRADLPGIAVPTLVVTTALDRLVSPELSRALAAGIPGAESVEIDSGHLIAAEAPREWGRAVRGFLDRRVPVRG comes from the coding sequence ATGATCGAACACTACGCACGCACCGTCAAGGGTTCCGGTCCGGGTCTGCTGCTCGCGCACGGCGGCGGGGGCGGGATCGAGCCGAACTTCGGCCCCCTGATGGCGGACCTGGCCCGCACGCACACCGTGGTCGCCCCGGACCTGCCGGGGACGGGGGGCACCCCGCGCGCCGCCGGCCCCCTGGACCTGGACTCGGTGGCCGACTCGCTGGTGGCCGCCGCCGTGGAGGAGGGGGTCGAGGAGTTCACCGTTCTGGGCTACTCCCTGGGCACCGCGATCGCGGTCCGCGCCGCCGCCCGCCACCCCGGGCGGGTGACCGGGCTGGTCCTGACGGCCGGGTTCGCCCGGATCGACAACCGGACGCGGCTGAACGTCGACGTGTGGCGGTCCCTGCTGGACGGGGACAGGGACACCCTGGCCCGCTTCAACCTCTCCGTGGCCTTCGGCGCCCCCGCGCTGGACGCGCTCTCCCCCGGGGAGCTGGAGGAGGCCGTGCGCTCCGCCGCCGGTTCCGTGCCCGCGGGCACCCCCGAGCACGTGGACCTGGTGGCCCGGGCGGACACGCGCGCCGACCTCCCCGGCATCGCGGTGCCGACGCTGGTCGTGACCACCGCGCTGGACCGGCTGGTCTCGCCGGAGCTGTCCCGCGCGCTGGCCGCGGGCATCCCCGGCGCGGAGTCGGTGGAGATCGACTCCGGCCACCTGATCGCCGCGGAGGCCCCGCGGGAGTGGGGCCGGGCCGTCCGCGGGTTCCTGGACCGGCGGGTGCCCGTGCGCGGGTGA
- a CDS encoding MerR family transcriptional regulator gives MLIGELSERTGVSRRLLRYYEEQGLLDSARAANGYRTYDPDAVRTVRAVRALLAMGLSTETIASVLPCVRDPEADPVELELCPDLVATIRAEVAALDARIEELSGRRGALSAQLAGC, from the coding sequence GTGCTGATCGGGGAGCTGTCGGAGCGGACCGGAGTGAGCCGTCGGCTGCTGCGCTACTACGAGGAGCAGGGGCTGCTGGACTCCGCGCGCGCGGCCAACGGGTACCGGACCTACGACCCGGACGCGGTGCGCACGGTGCGCGCCGTCCGCGCCCTGCTCGCCATGGGGCTGAGCACGGAGACCATCGCCTCGGTGCTGCCGTGCGTGCGCGACCCCGAGGCCGACCCCGTCGAGCTGGAGCTGTGCCCCGACCTGGTGGCCACCATCCGGGCGGAGGTCGCCGCCCTGGACGCCCGCATCGAGGAGCTGTCCGGACGGCGCGGCGCCCTCAGCGCCCAGCTGGCCGGCTGCTGA
- a CDS encoding 5-oxoprolinase subunit B family protein has translation MRVLTCADSGVLVEVADLSEVIALGAALEAAPVPGVADVVPAARTVLLRLAPGADPGAVAAAVRRVPLAPAGERAEGETVVLPVVYDGEDLADVARLTGLTPRGVVEAHTAATWTVAFCGFAPGFGYLVCDDERLRVPRRAESRTRVPAGSVALAGEFTGVYPRSSPGGWQLLGRTGEKIWDLHRDPPGLLRPGVRVRFEEVR, from the coding sequence GTGCGCGTACTGACCTGCGCCGACAGCGGTGTGCTGGTGGAGGTCGCCGACCTGTCCGAGGTGATCGCTCTGGGGGCGGCCCTGGAGGCCGCCCCCGTCCCGGGCGTCGCCGACGTCGTCCCGGCGGCGCGGACCGTGCTGCTGCGGCTCGCCCCCGGGGCCGACCCCGGGGCGGTGGCCGCGGCGGTGCGCCGGGTCCCGCTCGCCCCGGCCGGGGAGCGCGCCGAGGGGGAGACCGTGGTCCTGCCGGTGGTCTACGACGGCGAGGACCTCGCCGACGTCGCCCGGCTGACCGGCCTCACCCCGCGCGGGGTGGTCGAGGCGCACACCGCGGCCACCTGGACCGTGGCGTTCTGCGGCTTCGCCCCCGGGTTCGGCTACCTGGTCTGCGACGACGAGCGCCTGCGCGTCCCGCGCCGCGCCGAGTCCCGCACCCGGGTCCCCGCCGGGTCGGTCGCCCTGGCCGGGGAGTTCACCGGCGTGTACCCGCGCAGCTCCCCGGGCGGCTGGCAGCTGCTCGGCCGCACCGGGGAGAAGATCTGGGACCTGCACCGCGACCCGCCCGGCCTGCTGCGCCCGGGCGTGCGCGTCCGCTTCGAGGAGGTGCGGTGA